In Crinalium epipsammum PCC 9333, the following are encoded in one genomic region:
- a CDS encoding DUF2294 domain-containing protein yields MPINRSLPTKAREQLEEVLSQRIQALYSQKLEHQPSHVSCELFNEQLAIVIDGCLTQPEKILLNKGHSELAQQVRLDLNKVIQTEMQQVIEDVLGVAVIDLLSDATLETNRTGLIVILASAPQSGIAAKSVTVSSDSIQQR; encoded by the coding sequence ATGCCTATAAATAGGTCACTCCCAACAAAAGCTCGTGAACAACTAGAGGAAGTACTTTCCCAGCGAATCCAAGCTTTGTACAGTCAAAAACTTGAGCATCAACCTAGTCATGTGAGTTGCGAGTTGTTTAATGAGCAGCTTGCAATTGTGATTGATGGGTGTCTCACGCAACCAGAAAAAATATTACTTAACAAAGGTCATTCTGAGTTAGCCCAACAAGTACGCTTAGATTTGAACAAAGTAATTCAAACTGAGATGCAACAAGTAATTGAAGATGTTCTGGGTGTAGCCGTTATTGATTTACTGAGCGATGCTACCTTAGAAACTAATCGTACTGGGCTGATTGTTATCTTAGCTAGTGCGCCTCAGAGTGGAATTGCCGCTAAATCTGTCACGGTATCCTCAGATAGTATTCAACAGAGGTAG
- a CDS encoding response regulator, producing the protein MPSCRLRSACIDIAVTLTLVPHSVENRMDTLQQSVHSEPTYMVTKGIGCLKKTPLILAVDDDEDNLLLLTYTLEPLNCSVITAVDGQTALNKARSEQPDLILLDIMLYPIDGIQIVSELKQDPNTKDIPVVAVTALARSDDRERILTAGCNDYISKPYMLDEMEAIIRRYLC; encoded by the coding sequence GTGCCATCTTGCCGCTTGAGGAGTGCCTGCATAGATATTGCAGTGACGCTGACATTAGTACCACATTCGGTAGAAAATAGAATGGATACATTACAACAATCCGTCCATAGCGAACCAACTTATATGGTCACTAAAGGCATAGGTTGTTTGAAGAAAACACCCTTAATCTTGGCAGTAGACGATGATGAAGACAACTTGTTGCTACTGACATACACATTAGAACCACTGAATTGTTCAGTGATCACTGCTGTAGATGGTCAGACGGCTCTTAATAAGGCACGTAGCGAACAGCCAGATTTAATATTATTGGATATTATGTTGTATCCAATAGATGGTATTCAAATAGTTTCTGAATTAAAGCAAGATCCCAACACTAAGGATATTCCAGTTGTTGCAGTTACAGCCTTAGCAAGATCAGACGACCGAGAAAGAATTCTGACGGCTGGATGTAACGACTATATTAGTAAGCCCTATATGTTGGATGAAATGGAAGCAATAATCCGTCGCTACCTCTGTTGA